The following DNA comes from Triticum aestivum cultivar Chinese Spring chromosome 3D, IWGSC CS RefSeq v2.1, whole genome shotgun sequence.
ttactcgttccgtaatgcatcatcccgcaagtaactcattagtcacattacttgcaaggcttatagtgatgtgcattaccaagagggcccagagatacctctccgacaatcggagtgacaaatcctaatctcgatctatgccaactcagcaaacaccatcggagacacctgtagagcacctttataatcacccagttacgttgtgacgtttggtagcacacaaagtgttcctccggtattcgggagttgcataatctcatagtcataggaacatgtataagtcatgaagaaagcaatagcaacatactaaatgatcaagtgctaagctaatggaatgggtcaagtcaatcacatcattctctaatgatgtgatcccgttaatcaaatgacaactcatgtctatggctaggaaacttaaccatctttgattcaacgagctagtcaagtagaggcatactagtgacactctgtttgtctatgtattcacacaagtactaagtttccggttaatacaattctagcatgaataataaaaatttatcatgatataaggaaatataaataacaactttattattgcctctagggcatatttccttcactatcttgctgcacttttgttactattaccgttacttgctcattacaaattatcttgctatcaaactactttgttacttacaatttcagcacttgcagacattaccttgctgaaaaccacttgtcatttccttctgctcctcgttgggttcgacactcttacttatcgaaaaggctacaattgaccccatatacttgtgggtcatcagataccTTGGAGTGCGACATGGTTCCTATGTCCGTGTGCCATCTTCTCttgggaagaccttggcaattTAACCGCGGCGTCATCGATAACGGAAGAactaaccactatagcttcaagatgaagggcaaggagtacgtgctatgaccaatgtcaccaagccaagtgatcgccgacaaacAAGCATCCACACATCGTGGAGatactagtgagagagtgaaccaccacaaagaaagtgagcgccacaagcccaaattgagtgactcTTCGCCAAGAGAGGAAAACTTAGTACTCCTAGCcacaaaagagagatgagagaagtgtgtgagaaccaaTCGAGTGTTGTCCACTATGTCCTACTATGCGAAGATGAGGTGGCAAAAACTAACACTTctaatcctcttcctctagtgttctctaacttgttgcaggaattcgcggatgtcttccccgatgagctacctccggggcTTCCTCCTATACGTGGCATCGAACACtggatcgacctcatccccagagcacctcttccgaacaaggcctcataccgcgtcaaccccgccgaaactaaggagatccaacggcaagtacaacaactcatcgacaacgatCATGTACGTGAAAgtttaagcccttgtgccgttccggttatccttgtgcctaagaaagacggtagttttcgcatgtgctccgattgtagacccattaaTGCTATCACCGTACGTTATAGGCACCCCATTcctcgccttgatgatatgctagatgagcttagcggtgccaccattttctcaaaaatttatCGTAAAATTGGCTATtaccaaatccgcattcaagaaggtgatgaatggaaaaccgcttttaaaactaaatttggcttgtacgaatggttagttatgcctatgggtttatcgaaaactcccggtactttcatgtgccttatgcattttgtgctttgtCCATACATTGgcgtgtttgttgtggtctactttgacgacatACTTTTGTTTAGtaaatccatcaaagatcatgtAAATCATCTTAggaccgttttgcaaactcttcgcaagcaacgtctttatgcaaacatggaaaaatgcacttttggtgttgacaagcttgttttcttgggtttcgttgtttcttcaaagggtgtccatgttgatgagtcAAAAATTGAAGCAactaaaacttggccacaaccaactaatttgcaacaagtgcgtagtttccttggtcttgcgggtttttatcgtcgctttgtgaaagattttagcactattgccgcaccgttgcatgccttgagtaacaAAAATGCtccctttgtttggggacccttGCAATCTATTGCATTTTATGAGCTCAAAtcttttcttactcatgctccgattcttgctttgcctaactttgacaaaacttttgaggttcattgtgatgctagtggtaatggaattggtggatttttgatgcaagaaaagcgagccattgcatattttagtgaaaaactttccggtgctcaacttaactatcccatctatgacaaagaattgtatgctttagtgcgtgtgttgcatgtttgggagcattatcttcgcccgcatgagtttgtcatacacaccgatcatgagacacttaaataccttaaaggtcaaaccaagttgaataaacgacatgctaaatggagtgaatttattgaatctttcccttatgtgatcaagtacattaagggcaaagagaatgttgtggcggatgctctttcccgcaaatgcatgttaattactcaacttgaattgaatgttgttggattttatcatatcaaagatttgtatgagcacgatgtgacttttgctactccttttgctaagtgtgtgacgcatacatcttgggaacgatattatatcaaagatggttatctaatGAGAGataacaaactatgcatccccgagtcttctcttcgtttgttaattttgcaagaggctcatggaggcggactcatgggacattttggatgcgacaagacttttgccacgctctccaagagctacttttggcccaagatgttccgcgatgtctcacgcttcaccaaccggtgctctacatgccgcaaagctacgtcacaatctcaatcccatggtttacatatgccacttcctattccacatcaaccatgggaagatattagtatggattttgtgcttggattacctaggactcaaaatggcaaggattctgtatttgttgttgtggaccaattctctaaaatggctcattttatcccatgcaataagatcgacgatgcttcacatgttgtaaatcttttttgtagggaaatcttgaggttagacggagtgccaaagacaattgtgtcggaccgagacgtcaagttcttaagctacttttggaagacgttatgtgccaagctcggaatcaagctactcttctccacggcatatcatccttaaaccgatggccaaacggaagtcaccaacgAACGCTCACcactctcctacgcgtgttgatcaagaagaacatcaaggagtgggaggagtgcttacccgtcgccaagtacgcctacaaccgcgcaagacactctactaccggcaagtcccccttcgaggttgtctacggcttcaatCCTTTGTCGCCGTTGGACATCGTTCCTCTACCGCTACAAGAACGAGCGAACATGGACGCTAACGCACGAGCCAcgtacctcaagaagatgcatgaagaaacccGTTCCGCGATCGACCGTCAAGTACACCGCCTCgctccaagctcaacatcaacaagtcacCGATGGTGTTCCAACCAGGCGATCTAGTATGGTTACATCTCCGTAAGGAACACTTCCCCAAggagcgcaagtccaagctactttcgagagccgatggaccattcaaggtgctcgcATACTACAACGACAAcccctacaagatcgacattccacgtgacaagtacaatgtaagcgacatcttcaacgtcaaagacttggccaagtaccatggtgatgaagatcacaatccgtggacggatctctcccacggggggggggggggggagatgatgcggagcatccctcgaccatccccatggacgtcacaccaccaccgcaaGCACGGAGAGGACCTATGACGAGAGCTCGCGCACGTGCCATCAAAACCGAGGTTAACTCCTTCCTCTTCGAACTCCATTCGAATTCACACGAGAGTTGGGTCCAACCTCAAACGGAAGTGTTATGCACGCTCAGGTATCAAGAAGAAGACCGTGAAGAGGCAAGGACGGAGGTACAAGCAGctatggaggaggagaaggaagaaaggagcAAGAAGGACGAAGAAGGGGAGGTCCTGGACACTCCGGGTGCCTggccactttgggcccgggtgctcGGCCTCAACCTGGGCGCGGCCCCTGCCTGCCCCGGGTGCCCGACCATGTGGGGGCCGGGCAGGGCGCTGCCCCCAGCCGGCCCCTGGCGCCCGGCCTTGGAGcgccgggtgcccggccctcccgCCTAGAGCCCCAGCCACCACCCCCGGTGCCCGGTCCTCTACAGCGCCAAGTCCGATCCTTCTCTGACCCGTTCGGGTGCCCAGGCCTCCGACCCCCGGGTCCCCGGCCCCCTCCGTGGCACCTACctctgaccggtccgggtgcccgggccccTTTGCCCCGGGTGGCCGGACTCCACCGTTTTGCGTGCGCGCAAGTTGGGTTAAAAGGACCCTTgtacctccccccccccctcttcctctaaTTTCGTCTCTAGACTATAAGTATCCCTCACCTAGCTTGTTGGGAAGgttagcaaagtatttgatagacactagagagctttgctccttgtatcccctcctcttggagatcaagcccccatcttaggaagaatccttgtggattatcaaggccttctcttggagaagatcaacatcaagacctcatctcctaggagtgggaagaactttccCTAATGCTACTTTCCTTGaattgtgcttgtatgcttgtggaTCTCTTGTATGCTACTTTAGTGGATGtgttatttgggtttgtttgagtgatccTCCTCTTGGGTTCTTGTGTGTTCTTCACTTTCCCCACCTctaagtgtgaaaagatcccatcTAAGGTTTTGCCCTACAAcacttgtgttttggagattgttgccAGAAACAATCGTGGACTGATTTATTTGCTAGTGCACATAAAAAGAAGCGATCCATGAAAGTCTGAGAAGAATGTTTTGTTCGAAAAATAGGGCTGCTATTGGAGATGCTACAAGGGAAGCACTCCAAAACGTGATGTCCACCACGTGTGAGAGATTGAGTGAAGTGTGGAGCACCATACAAAGTTACAAACAGCTCATAGTCCATCCCGTAAAATGTTCTATTCATAAAAAGGGATTGTGGAAATTTTGAACCAATCGAACCAAACTACACTTGACAAACAAAATTTTCTTTGTGGGAGATAAATAGAAAATTTCAACTCCATTACTCAACTTTCTTTTCACCCTCTGAGTTCTGACAAGTAACTACTTTAAATTCAAAATCCAAACTGCTCATGAATTGTGTATATCCGTCATAAACATCTGCTTTATATCTACAAAGATGTCAAATCATCTAACATTTTTTTATAGGAAAAACAATAAACACGGCCACATTAAATGGTTCTGCAAAACCAAACCAAAAAAATGACATGGAAAGTGTGAAACACACCAAAAATGTAAAGGTAGTTGGCATAGAAAAGTGCAGTCATATGGTAATGGCAAGGAATCCCTCAGTGCACAAACTTGAAATACAGGACTACTAGGATCGCTAAAACAAGAAGGGCTATCAGCAAGCCGATAATCCACTTGTTCCTATCCATCCTTCTCACCATGGCCCCCATGATCTTTCTGCTCTTGCCAATGTTGTCATCCACGTCATGCAACTGAAAAGCCAATCAAGATTGCAAATAAGTAGGTTAGAAAACACAAGACACTAGCAGCTCCTTAGAATGTCATACACTAGTAGAATATGATATAATCCAGTTGACACAATAGTATTTGTTTGAACATCAAATTTTGTAACATGACAGTTGATATGTACTAACAAGTTATCCTATGGTTTAAGGTTGAAAAAATATATAATACAACTTACATTTTGTATCATGACAGTTGGGTGATCTTACAAACATGTATACTGTAGCTGTTTGATTGATATGGTTGAATACCACTACAGAAGTTAAGTTCACTAAGGCACAAATAAAACATAGGGCTCTTAGGAACAGGGGACAAAAGAACCTAGGTAAAGCATCAGAATGCAGCCTATGTTTTTCCGACATACAAGGATTTGCCAAAAGGATAACTCTACATCTAGCAGACTAGCATCAAACAAAAATATCAGGACAGATTGCAAAGATACTGCCACAATCCAAAgtgaccttgataacccacaaatagaAAATGTTTCGGTTTGCTACTTGTACAAAACATTCAGCTGATACATGTCCATCCAAACAATCCCTTGTGGGTATATCAGAATCGAGGAAAGTTATGGGTAGGCAAATGCGACAATACAAGTATTTTATGAATAGAAGTTATAGAGTGGCTCATCAAGCTCAATTTGACTTTAATGGGACAAAATATTTTATGAATAGAAGGTATTTTCTGGACATTTctcaaaaaatatttttgaattcaGTGGTTCACAAATTTCCAAAATGTGCATGATCCTCGGTTCCCTGCTCCATCAGGCATGAATAAGTAGACTTAAGAATGAAAAGAAGAAATCAAGTTCATAAATGACAAGAAATACAAAACAAATAATCAGTTAAATTCAAGCAACATATATACTGTAAATAACCTGTAGATGTAATTAACTAGTAAAGTAAGGTAGGTTCTGCTTCTAGCACTTGTAAATAAACAGTTTACATATATAAAAAGGCTTAAAGCATACAgatacatacacatatatatatacatatatatatatatatatatatgtatatgtaaaCTGTTTATTTACAGCCATCTACGCACAGATATTTGCTTGTAAACTGACTATAGACGAAAACGATACTCCTTGTAATATACTCCCCCCGTCTCAAAATGTAAACGTCTTACATTTTAAGACAGCAGGAGTACAATACAATCAAGGCACAGAGGCGACACATGGTAAGTTATTCAACATGATTTGAATTAAGCAACCTGCATAAACTATGCACTATTTTGGGGTCCACAAATACTTTGCGATGGAAAAATGAATAATGCGCAGAAACAAAGTAATTGACAAATAGGGAGAATTAACAGAAATGTTACTTGCCGTATCATTAGCATGCAAAAGAGACTGGCGCTGCTGATGCAAGTCATGCATGATGGAGACTCCAAGCTCTTCTGTTTCCAGCATAGTTCTATGGCTATCTCTGATCCTATCAGTTGTCTGATTTTGCCTTTCCGTTGTCCTGAGCAATCTTGACCTTTGATCAGCAGATACCTGCAAGATGCAATATCAATAGATCATTGGACtttaatgggacaaaaaaattactgATAGACAATGTCGAAGGATAAGCTGTTAATACTAAAATGTGAAATAATGCAAGGTTAGTGGCTAAAGATGCAGATGCAGGAGGAAGCACAGTAACCTCGTACTTCAACAAAAACATGACTGAAGCAAATTTGATATGTTAGTTGACTGCATTCAATATTCTCAGACTTTTCTAAGAGCATCACACAGAATCATCTGGGCAGCATATACTATAGCATGTGCATATATTAGAAATTCTAACTACTccagaaagaaaagagaaaaatcaCTTAACTAGATCTTCATAACAGATGGACTGAGAAAATATGCTTTCAGACAACATTTGTGAATTACAATTCTTTGAGATGGAGAGACTGACAGAGTGACAAATATCAATCTATAATATGCTAGGTATATGTGAGGAGTGGCAGGATTTTTCGGTGAGTGTATGACTCTTGAATGTTGAGGTCCAAATTATCGAATGCTACTTGTATAATATATGTAGCATATGTGCATTTAAAAGAATATCTGGGCCATGCAAAATTATCTAATAGGGGATTAAAGAAAAAGAAACCTTCATATTTTTTTGTCACCGGCCAACCTGGGTTAGTTGTAGATTGAGTTATACATGAAACTAGCACCAACCAAACATATATCAGGGTTTCCCATTTCTGACATCAACAATCAGTAAAATGTGGGTAATAAAAGACACTCAATGCATCACGGTACTTGACTCACCTCCAAATAAGAAACCACTCATGAATTAAGAATAAGGAACATACCACCAACGTATCTGCCATTCCTGACTCCAGCAACTCCTCTCTCGCCCCTTGTTGGCCATTACCAGCAGTGATTCTCTTCAACGCCCCCTTCAGATTGTTAAGATCCGACTTGTACTCTCTCAGTTTCGCCAGTTGCCCGGCCCTCACGCTCGGCTGGAGGTTCCTTGCTTCAAGATCCATCTTCCTTATCTAGAAAAGGAAACCCACATCCAGACATTTCTCAGCATGTACAATTACGCAATCACTAACCTATTACCATAAGGTAATCTATCTTGTAGATTCATACAGTAAACAGTTTCCCGATCGTTGCAAAAAACAAACTCCTCCCTTGAGATATCATAAATCAATCGAATTCCTCGGAAAACTTGTTTGGACTGAGATATGTTTGGTTACAAAGAAGAAGGGTACCAGTGCCTCGGCGCCATCGATTCCGGATTTGATCTCCGAGGCCTTCTGCTTCAGTTTCTCTACTCACGGTACAAAAGACAACCAGAAAACGTTAGAAAATTCGAGGCGAGAAATATTTGGGAAAATAAGATCGGAGGACGATTCCTGGACACAACATACCTCCCTCCTGGGAGGCGGCGGCCGTGCATTTGCGGGAGAGGGAGGCCGAGATCTCGCAGTACTGGCGCTCGTAGCCCTGGAATACATCGGTCATGGTCGATGAGCCTGATCGCCGGCCGGCCAAAACCCCTCAAAGTCTTCCTCGTTCCGATCAGGCTAGAGGAAGAAGAGTCGGGacgaaggaacaagaaggggaaatggGGACGGAGACTGGTGAGGACGAGAGGAGAAACCGGTTACGTAAACCAAAATCGAAAGCGCACACTACACTCATAATTGGTCATGGGTCATACTTCTatttttatgtatatatgtatatattctAAATGGATATATTTTTAAAAAACTTAATTTTACTTAATTTTTAAAAAGTAAATCTGAAAAATGTTAACATAACATAAAAGCACAAATAAAATTGTTGATAGCTTTCAGAAAAATGTCATCAAAATGAAAAAATATTTATGCCTTTCAAAACTATGTCTGTGAAATTTTGAAATGTGTATAAAATATACAAAACATCTTTGCCTAGTAAAATAATGTTTCGTGCCATTAGAAAAAAATACATgaagttttcaagaaatattctcATATTTAAAAAAATTGTGACATTCAAAAAATATTTATACATTTATACAATGTAAAGAAAATGCTGCATAGTTTAAAACAATGTTTATTGCCATTATAGAATGTCCAGCGTGTATTTAAAAAGAATGTTGACCATATATTCAAAAAAGAGTTCATAACATGTGTTTAAGGAAAAGTACATAATGTATTTGAGAAATGTacaacatgtattagaaaaatgtttcaTTCATACACTAAAAATGTACACTAAGCACTGAAAAAAACAGACATGTGTTGAAAAAGACAAAAAATGATGGAAATCAACGAAGAAACATAAGAAAACTGAGAAAAACCAAAGTAtaacaaagaacaaaaaaaatcGATGAATAAacaacataaaataaataaaaccaaagaaaTACAGGTGCCAAAGATaatgaaacaaagaaaacaagaaaataggagaaaaccgagaaagaaacaaaaagttgaagaaaaccaaaaaagaaaacaaaagaaaaatgaatCAAAATCGGGAAAGAAATCTGtccagaaacaaagaaaaacaaaaatggaaGAAAGAATGATGAAGAAACAAAGGAAACTGAAGTaaagaaaaaaaaagttcatcaattttgagacAAAAGTTCACATATTTTTCTCATGGTTTTGAAGAAAGATTTCGGATTTGAATAGATTCACACATTTAAGAGAAGAggaacaaagaaaaaaagaaaaaccaaacaaagcCGGCCcaaaaaagaaataagaaaagagCAAAACCCTTCC
Coding sequences within:
- the LOC123078397 gene encoding vesicle transport v-SNARE 13 isoform X1; its protein translation is MTDVFQGYERQYCEISASLSRKCTAAASQEGEKLKQKASEIKSGIDGAEALIRKMDLEARNLQPSVRAGQLAKLREYKSDLNNLKGALKRITAGNGQQGAREELLESGMADTLVVSADQRSRLLRTTERQNQTTDRIRDSHRTMLETEELGVSIMHDLHQQRQSLLHANDTLHDVDDNIGKSRKIMGAMVRRMDRNKWIIGLLIALLVLAILVVLYFKFVH
- the LOC123078397 gene encoding vesicle transport v-SNARE 13 isoform X2; its protein translation is MDLEARNLQPSVRAGQLAKLREYKSDLNNLKGALKRITAGNGQQGAREELLESGMADTLVVSADQRSRLLRTTERQNQTTDRIRDSHRTMLETEELGVSIMHDLHQQRQSLLHANDTLHDVDDNIGKSRKIMGAMVRRMDRNKWIIGLLIALLVLAILVVLYFKFVH